A region of Leishmania mexicana MHOM/GT/2001/U1103 complete genome, chromosome 8 DNA encodes the following proteins:
- a CDS encoding putative mitochondrial associated ribonuclease has product MASHALISSRSHLLRKFDSCRTIFMCCDIQEKLRNRIPNFQAAVDVSNSMATIHNTLTPKHSTFVVTEQYPKGVGHVAKDITLPEGTPVIEKLQPSMLVPEMMPYIDGDAARGILPVQQAVLWGHETHVCVLQTADELLSHNIHVAVLVDGCASQQQLDHDVAIQEMAGWENLTLTTTISVLLQLTRGDRIMRGSLMKVVKPKWADPSRFPSLPADGEKPKA; this is encoded by the coding sequence ATGGCGTCGCACGCCCTTATCTCCTCGCGGTCGCACCTGCTGCGGAAGTTTgacagctgccgcaccatCTTCATGTGCTGCGACATCCAGGAAAAACTGCGCAACCGCATCCCCAACTTCCAGGCGGCTGTTGACGTGTCGAACTCGATGGCGACCATCCACAACACCCTGACGCCCAAGCACTCCACCTTTGTGGTGACGGAGCAGTACccgaagggggtggggcatgTTGCGAAGGACATCACGTTGCCTGAGGGTACCCCGGTGatcgagaagctgcagccGTCGATGCTGGTGCCGGAGATGATGCCCTACATCGACGGTGACGCGGCGCGTGGCATCTtgccggtgcagcaggcggtgctgtggGGTCACGAGAcccacgtgtgcgtgcttcaGACGGCCGATGAGCTGCTGTCCCACAATATCCACGTGGCGGTGCTTGTCGACGGCTGCgcctcacagcagcagctcgatCACGATGTAGCGATCCAGGAGATGGCAGGATGGGAAAACCTCACGCTGACGACCACCATCTCCGTCCTTCTGCAGCTGACGCGTGGCGATCGCATCATGAGGGGGTCACTTATGAAAGTTGTGAAGCCAAAGTGGGCCGACCCCTCTCGCTTCCCGAGCCTCCCCGCGGACGGCGAGAAGCCGAAGgcgtga